Within the Gracilinema caldarium DSM 7334 genome, the region GGCCGGAAGTGTTGGTTACATGATTGCAGGCATTAAAACGGTAAGTGATGTCCGGGTTGGTGATACGGTAACCGATGCAGAACATCCCTGTGAGAAGCCCCTTCCTGGGTTTAAAGAAGTAAAACCAGTTGTGTTCTCATCAATCTACCCGGTGGATTCCAACGATTATGAGGAACTCAAGGATAGCCTGGAAAAATTAAAGCTTAATGATGCATCTCTGGTCTACGAAAAGGACTCATCGGCGGCCCTTGGGTTCGGTTTCCGCTGTGGTTTCCTGGGTCTGCTGCATCTGGAAGTTGTTCAGGAACGACTGGAACGGGAATTTGATCAATCTATCATATTCACCGCTCCCTCGGTAAAATACAAGATTCATCTTCGCAACGGTGAGGAAATCTATGTGGATAACCCCACCGAATATCCCGATGAAGGTAAAATCGAAAGCGCCGAAGAGCCCTATATTCGAGCTTCCATCATCACCCCGACCACCTATTTGGGGGCAATTATGAGCCTCTGCACCGAAAAACGGGGTGTTCAGACCAACATGACCTACCTGGATGAAAAGCGGGTGGAACTCGTGTATGAAATGCCCCTGGCGGAGGTCCTTTTTGATTTTTATGATAAACTGAAAAGCATCAGCCGGGGTTATGCGAGCTTTGACTATGATATTACGGGGTATAAACCCACGGAACTTGTAAAGCTTGATATCCTTTTAAATGGTAAGGTTGTTGATGCCCTGTCCCAGCTTGTCTACAAGGGAAATGCCTATGAACGGGCCCGGACCATCTGTGAGCGCCTCCGGGACGAGATTCCCCGTCAGCAGTTCAAGATTCCGATACAGGGCGCCATTGGCAGTCAAATCATCGCCCGGGAGACGGTAAATGCCCTCCGTAAGGACGTCCTCGCCAAATGTTATGGCGGTGACATTACCCGGAAGCGGAAACTGCTGGAAAAACAGAAGGAAGGCAAAAAGCGCATGAAGATGGTAGGTGATGTGGAGCTGCCTCAGAATGCCTTCCTCGCAGTCCTGAAGTCTAAAGATGAGTAAGGCTCGTCTCCACCACCTTGATGAAATAATCCAGCTCTGCACGAACCCGTTTTAAAAAGCTGATGTCACTGGTTCCGGGGCGCTGCCTGCCGGCGGCGGCGCATTCCGGGAAATGGGCCCACAGGTAATCGCAGGTGTCCAGGAGCTGGTCAAGTTCGCCCGCCGCCGCCGGAGCTTCGCCGGAGAGAATGGCCCGTAACCGGGTGAGTGAAGTCAGTTCTGAGGTGAGTAAAACCCGGAAGGCTGCAACCTTGTCGTTGTGCTGAGCGGCTGTTGTATCACAGGCTGTCATTGCGGGGCCTTTGTTGTCCTGAGTCGGGCTGATTATGGCATGAAAGGCTGCGGTCCCTGGGCTGTTATCTGCCAGGGCTATAGCTGCTGCGGATTTGTCAGAGTAGGCCGCAACCGCTGGGTTTTCATCAATATGACCTATGAGTTCTTCCAGAGTTCCCTTGCGGATCTGCAGGTCAAGACCCCAGGGGCGTAAATCTATAAGCCGGTTTTGCCCCGAGAATTCTCTGATAAACAGTTCCTGGTATCGCTGCAGTGCCCGGTCAGTGAAAAGCAGTCGGCCACGTTCATCAATATGTGTTGAAAGATCTTGCTTAAATACAGCTGAGAGAGAACTCAGCGGAGCCAGCCGATTTTGACTGCCGTAGATTCTCTGATAACCGGGACTGGCTTTGGCATGGTAGAGGTGTGGTGTAAAGGCAAAATCGAGCCCTGCGATGTATACCGGACCACGGGTAAGAGATAGTGCAATAGAGGTTGCCGTAAGTCCAACGGAACCTAAAGGCGGGATAAGGATAGGCAGCAGCTGAGCTTGTTCAAGTCTGGTTAGAAAGCCAAGTTCAGTCCAGGGGGTATAAAAAAAATATACCTTTTCTTGAGCAGTCTGGATAGTATCGGGATGGGCTGATACGTCCATGGCCAGGGCAAAATCTGCCGTTTTATAACCGATAAAATCCTTGAGGTTCCAAATTTGAGCTTCCAGTGCAACCACCAAATCCACCGGTATACCCCTAGATATACATGATTGCAGTGCCGTATCAACACAGATGATGCGAAAGGTACGCTTTTCATTGTTGAGTATATAAGGGTATGTATGCAGAAGCCGGTCAAGGAATTCATCCAGGCTGGGACCTGCCCCTAAAACAAGTACCGGTGTTGTGCCAAAGCTGAGCTGGTCCAGCGAAGGTCGATGGGCTAGGGCTGAAAGATTTCGCAGGGTGTTTCTCGCATAGAGCCGACCCATCCGGGTAAGGGTCATTGCGTTGAACCAGTCGATGGCTAGGTCTTGCTGCAGTGTGTGAAATAGCTCTCTGTATTTCTGTTCATATAAGGTCCAGCCTGCGTTCAGGGTTACCAGCTCTAGGCGGCGAAAATGACGGGGCCCCCAGGTTTTTCGAACAAAATGACAGAGTTCTGCTTCGGTTTTTATACAGATATAAGGAACTGTAGGGGCAATGGTTTGGTAGAACACTTCTTTTGTTACGGAGAAAAGGGCAGGGTCTACCTCAAGGGCTATTAGAGCTGAATCCTCAGGTAAGGAATTTAAGATGACCGGAATCCCATAGCCAAAGAGGGGCGAGGCCACGAGATAGAGGGTTCGTTGTTTAACAGTATAGGTAGCAGCTGTCTTTTCAGACTGTGCTATGGGATCAATGATTGAAAGGAGGGTTTTTCCTCGATATGAAAGTGAAAGACCCCGCCGCGCAGGACGCGGCTGGGGAACTTCATGGGTCATAGGAGTAGTTAATTATTCGATGCCATAAAGGTGCGGACGAAGGTGTCGAAGAACTGATCCTTCAGTTTTTTGCTGTTTAGGAAGTAGTTCCGCAGGGTCCGCTCGGAATACTGGCTGGCAATGTAGTTGTAATAGTAATCAATAATGGTGGAGGTAGAATCCTCAGCCTTAGTTTCTGAGACTGGATTCAGGACAATAATATTGTCCCCCACTACGATGGGTTTTGAAGGACTTTGCAGGGGCGTAGAAAAGGCGGTCTTCCAGAAAGTTTCATTAGTGGAAGCTCCTGAAAGTTCTGGGATATTCTGGGTATTCAAGCCTTTTAAGATTTCTACATCCCCATAGTTAAGTGCTATTGGCCCAAAGGATTTCTTGGTTAACGAAAGGGCTGAAACAGCATTGGTAAAGCTCATGGTACGGGCTTTTTCGGCAAATTCGTTGGCTTTAGCAATGAGGTAGTCTTCGACTTTTCCCTTTTCAAAGGACATCATATAAGATCGAGCTTTAGTAAGCAGAGCCGAATCCGGAATACTTATTATACGAGGTTCTTCTTCTGCACGATAGAACACCCAGCCCGCTGAGCCCTTGATGAGTTCACTTAACGTGCCTTTGCTGAGACTCAGAACCTTTTCTCTGGCGGCTATGTCAGTAATTTCAGTAGCAAGTTCAAAGGCATATTTCAAGCCTGTATCGCCGCCCTTATCGGCATATTCATCTTTCGAGTGGGTTTTTGCAGCGTCTTCAAAACTGACTGAGCCGTTTTTTACCGACTCATATACCTTTTTAGCATCCCCCTCACTGGAACTAATGGTAATCTTGGAAAGATGTACCTGCTTAAACAGGTTAGGATTAGAGATTACAAAGGCACTTACTTC harbors:
- the lepA gene encoding translation elongation factor 4; its protein translation is MSETAHIRNFCIIAHIDHGKSTLADRLIQKAKLVDDRNFQNQILDNMDIERERGITIKSQAVTIPYTSKNGQNYELNFVDTPGHVDFTYEVSRAISSCEGALLLVDATQGVQAQTLSNMYLALEHNLEIIPVINKIDMAAADVESTKHQIEHDLGLDAEHALLVSAKQGIGIDELFEAIVERIPAPKGSSDKPLQALIFDCHYDPYRGVIVHLRVFEGRIKPGMKIRFMNNNAEYEVETVGVFKLALVEQPELRAGSVGYMIAGIKTVSDVRVGDTVTDAEHPCEKPLPGFKEVKPVVFSSIYPVDSNDYEELKDSLEKLKLNDASLVYEKDSSAALGFGFRCGFLGLLHLEVVQERLEREFDQSIIFTAPSVKYKIHLRNGEEIYVDNPTEYPDEGKIESAEEPYIRASIITPTTYLGAIMSLCTEKRGVQTNMTYLDEKRVELVYEMPLAEVLFDFYDKLKSISRGYASFDYDITGYKPTELVKLDILLNGKVVDALSQLVYKGNAYERARTICERLRDEIPRQQFKIPIQGAIGSQIIARETVNALRKDVLAKCYGGDITRKRKLLEKQKEGKKRMKMVGDVELPQNAFLAVLKSKDE
- a CDS encoding 6-hydroxymethylpterin diphosphokinase MptE-like protein encodes the protein MTHEVPQPRPARRGLSLSYRGKTLLSIIDPIAQSEKTAATYTVKQRTLYLVASPLFGYGIPVILNSLPEDSALIALEVDPALFSVTKEVFYQTIAPTVPYICIKTEAELCHFVRKTWGPRHFRRLELVTLNAGWTLYEQKYRELFHTLQQDLAIDWFNAMTLTRMGRLYARNTLRNLSALAHRPSLDQLSFGTTPVLVLGAGPSLDEFLDRLLHTYPYILNNEKRTFRIICVDTALQSCISRGIPVDLVVALEAQIWNLKDFIGYKTADFALAMDVSAHPDTIQTAQEKVYFFYTPWTELGFLTRLEQAQLLPILIPPLGSVGLTATSIALSLTRGPVYIAGLDFAFTPHLYHAKASPGYQRIYGSQNRLAPLSSLSAVFKQDLSTHIDERGRLLFTDRALQRYQELFIREFSGQNRLIDLRPWGLDLQIRKGTLEELIGHIDENPAVAAYSDKSAAAIALADNSPGTAAFHAIISPTQDNKGPAMTACDTTAAQHNDKVAAFRVLLTSELTSLTRLRAILSGEAPAAAGELDQLLDTCDYLWAHFPECAAAGRQRPGTSDISFLKRVRAELDYFIKVVETSLTHL
- a CDS encoding peptidylprolyl isomerase, which gives rise to MASKEKKPVVQNELSGWQEFVRRFKAHPALYTGSILITLFTVIAFVLVPAMAPKANSLAAGGRLSFGSYDGIPIEFYPGNYFAQQRDYYSEQLRSSGKDQNNQYVAFQVWRAAFESTVVQTAALQEMKKAGYTTPQGLVDKRMATLPVFQENGKFSAARYKAMSEADRMNLRRDLEGQIALERYMEDTLNLRISTQEKDFIKSMASPERSFDMVVFPLASYPDSEVSAFVISNPNLFKQVHLSKITISSSEGDAKKVYESVKNGSVSFEDAAKTHSKDEYADKGGDTGLKYAFELATEITDIAAREKVLSLSKGTLSELIKGSAGWVFYRAEEEPRIISIPDSALLTKARSYMMSFEKGKVEDYLIAKANEFAEKARTMSFTNAVSALSLTKKSFGPIALNYGDVEILKGLNTQNIPELSGASTNETFWKTAFSTPLQSPSKPIVVGDNIIVLNPVSETKAEDSTSTIIDYYYNYIASQYSERTLRNYFLNSKKLKDQFFDTFVRTFMASNN